From one Musa acuminata AAA Group cultivar baxijiao chromosome BXJ2-6, Cavendish_Baxijiao_AAA, whole genome shotgun sequence genomic stretch:
- the LOC135613885 gene encoding triacylglycerol lipase 2-like — MFLELVCAMLGVKCYDLMASLTGPNCCLNDSTVDMYLKYELQPTSVRTLVHFSQSHIQTWSDNKIRLREQYGQHGCVWAEQPTRVPYVEHSTPPAAAALLRLRGHLSDVKDVHLLLNDLSNHDADKLVAQLVKEYAHLDFVMGVNAELVVYDGLIAFFDKHS; from the exons ATGTTTTTGGAGTTGGTCTGCGCTATGCTGGGGGTGAAGTGCTATGACCTTATGGCATCATTAACAG GGCCAAACTGCTGCCTCAATGACTCCACTGTTGACATGTACTTGAAGTATGAACTCCAGCCTACATCCGTGAGGACACTCGTCCATTTTTCACAGAGTCA CATTCAGACGTGGAGTGATAACAAAATACGACTACGGGAGCAGTACGGCCAACATGGCTGcgtatgggcagagcagcccaccCGAGTACCATATGTTGAACATTCCACAccacctgccgctgctgctctGCTACGGCTGCGGGGACATCTGTCGGACGTGAAGGACGTGCACCTGCTGTTGAATGATCTCAGCAACCATGACGCCGACAAGCTCGTGGCTCAGCTGGTGAAGGAGTACGCACATCTGGACTTCGTGATGGGGGTTAATGCCGAGCTGGTCGTCTACGACGGCCTCATCGCATTCTTCGACAAACACAGTTGA
- the LOC103988598 gene encoding triacylglycerol lipase 2-like, whose amino-acid sequence MGFRCFNWRLVIAFVLSMGFQGELAGAHGRRQLVQSLEAADDGVCTAVVSPQGYECREYEVKTQDGYILTMHRIPQGRGGGSAGKRQPVLLQHGVLADGMTWLLNPPQQSLAFVLADKGFDVWITHGRGTRWSRRHESLNTSDTVGHLLYVADYEAYWAWSWDELASYDLPDTVGFVFQQTGQKLHYVGHSMGTLTALSAFSEGKLVDKIKSAALLTPVAYLTFMTTTIGRAAASAFAGEMLGALGVAEFDPKGAVGTMFLEFVCAMPGVKCYDLMASLTGPNCCLNDSTVDMYLKYELQPTSVRTLDHFSQTFRRGVITKYDHGSSTANMAAYGQSSPPEYHMSNIPHHLPLLLCYGGGDMLSDVKDVQLLLNDLSNHDVDKLVAQLVKEYAHLDFVMGVNAKQVVYDGLIAFFDKHS is encoded by the exons ATGGGATTCCGTTGCTTTAATTGGCGTCTCGTCATCGCCTTCGTCCTCTCCATGGGCTTCCAGGGCGAGCTGGCTGGAGCTCACGGACGACGGCAGCTGGTGCAAAGCCTCGAGGCGGCGGATGATGGGGTGTGCACCGCCGTGGTGAGCCCTCAGGGTTACGAGTGCCGAGAATATGAG GTGAAGACGCAAGACGGGTACATATTGACCATGCACAGGATCCCGcaaggaagaggaggcggcagCGCGGGCAAGAGGCAGCCTGTGCTGCTCCAACATGGAGTCCTCGCG GACGGGATGACATGGCTACTGAATCCACCTCAACAATCACTGGCTTTCGTACTTGCAGACAAGGGATTCGATGTATGGATTACACACGGCAGGGGCACCAGGTGGAGCCGTCGCCATGAGTCTCTCAATACATCAGACACGGTTGGTCATCTTCTCTACGTTGCTGATTATGAA GCTTATTGGGCGTGGTCATGGGATGAGTTGGCCAGCTATGATTTGCCTGATACTGTGGGTTTCGTATTCCAGCAAACTGGGCAGAAGCTGCACTATGTCGGTCACTCCATG GGAACTCTGACAGCTCTATCAGCATTCTCTGAAGGGAAGCTGGTGGATAAGATCAAGTCAGCTGCCCTTTTGACTCCGGTGGCCTATCTGACTTTCATGACAACTACGATCGGAAGAGCTGCAGCCAGCGCATTCGCAGGAGAA ATGTTGGGAGCGCTTGGAGTGGCAGAATTTGATCCTAAAGG GGCAGTCGGAACCATGTTTTTGGAGTTCGTCTGCGCTATGCCGGGGGTGAAGTGCTACGACCTTATGGCATCATTAACAG GGCCAAACTGCTGCCTCAATGACTCCACTGTTGACATGTACTTGAAGTATGAACTCCAGCCTACATCCGTGAGGACACTCGACCACTTTTCACAGA CATTCAGACGTGGAGTGATAACAAAATACGACCACGGGAGCAGTACGGCCAACATGGCTGcgtatgggcagagcagcccaccCGAGTACCATATGTCCAACATTCCACAccacctgccgctgctgctctGCTACGGCGGCGGGGACATGCTGTCGGATGTGAAGGACGTGCAGCTTCTGTTGAATGATCTCAGTAACCATGACGTCGACAAGCTCGTGGCTCAGCTGGTGAAGGAGTACGCACATCTGGACTTCGTGATGGGGGTGAATGCCAAGCAGGTCGTCTACGACGGCCTCATCGCATTCTTCGACAAACACAGTTGA
- the LOC103988596 gene encoding triacylglycerol lipase 2-like — translation MGFRCINWRLVIAFVLSMGFQGELAGAHGRRQLVQSLEAADDGVCTAVVSPQGYECREYEVKTQDGYILTMHRIPQGRGGGSAGKRQPVLLQHGVLADGMTWLLNPPQQSLAFVLADKGFDVWITHGRGTRWSRRHESLNTSDTAYWAWSWDELASYDLPATVGFVFQQTGQKLHYVGHSMGTLTALSAFSEGKLVDKIKSAALLAPVAYLTSMTTPIGRATATAFAGEMLGALGVAEFDPKGAVGTMFLELVCAMPGVKCYDLMASLTGPNCCLNDSTVDMFLKYELQPTSVRTLVHFSQTFRRGVITKYDYGSSTANMAAYGQSSPPEYHMSNIPHHLPLMLSYGGGDMLSDVKDVQLLLNDLSNHDADKLVAQLVNEYAHLDFVMGVNAEQVVYDGLIAFFDKHS, via the exons ATGGGATTCCGTTGCATTAACTGGCGTCTCGTCATCGCCTTCGTCCTCTCCATGGGCTTCCAGGGCGAGCTGGCTGGAGCTCACGGACGACGGCAGCTGGTGCAAAGCCTCGAGGCGGCGGATGATGGGGTGTGCACCGCCGTGGTGAGCCCTCAGGGTTACGAGTGCCGAGAATATGAG GTGAAGACACAAGACGGGTACATACTGACCATGCACAGGATCCcacaaggaagaggaggcggcagCGCGGGCAAGAGGCAGCCTGTGCTGCTCCAACATGGAGTCCTCGCG GACGGGATGACATGGCTACTGAATCCACCTCAACAATCACTGGCTTTCGTACTTGCAGACAAGGGATTCGATGTATGGATTACACACGGCAGGGGCACCAGGTGGAGCCGTCGCCATGAGTCTCTCAATACATCAGACACG GCTTATTGGGCGTGGTCATGGGATGAGTTGGCCAGCTATGATTTGCCTGCTACTGTGGGTTTCGTATTCCAGCAAACTGGGCAGAAGCTGCACTATGTCGGTCACTCCATG GGAACTCTGACAGCTCTATCAGCATTCTCTGAAGGGAAGCTGGTGGATAAGATCAAGTCAGCTGCCCTTTTGGCTCCGGTGGCCTATCTGACTTCCATGACAACTCCGATCGGAAGAGCTACAGCCACCGCATTCGCAGGAGAA ATGTTGGGAGCGCTTGGAGTGGCAGAATTTGATCCTAAAGG GGCAGTCGGAACCATGTTTTTGGAATTGGTCTGCGCTATGCCGGGGGTGAAGTGCTACGACCTTATGGCATCATTAACAG GGCCAAACTGCTGCCTCAATGACTCCACTGTTGACATGTTCTTGAAGTATGAACTCCAGCCTACATCCGTGAGGACACTCGTCCATTTTTCACAGA CATTCAGACGTGGAGTGATAACAAAATACGACTACGGGAGCAGTACGGCCAACATGGCTGcgtatgggcagagcagcccaccCGAGTACCATATGTCCAACATTCCACACCACCTGCCGCTGATGCTCAGCTACGGCGGCGGGGACATGCTGTCGGACGTGAAGGACGTGCAGCTGCTGTTGAATGATCTCAGCAACCATGACGCCGACAAGCTCGTGGCTCAGCTGGTGAACGAGTACGCACATCTGGACTTCGTGATGGGGGTGAATGCCGAGCAGGTCGTCTACGACGGCCTCATCGCATTCTTCGACAAACACAGTTGA